From the genome of Podospora pseudoanserina strain CBS 124.78 chromosome 7 map unlocalized CBS124.78p_7.2, whole genome shotgun sequence, one region includes:
- the NUP82 gene encoding Nucleoporin nup82 (COG:U; EggNog:ENOG503Q4MS), which translates to MPRVKSFAPSWLNEPSPGHKLFEPSSDETKTSSLAYNKKPKPGPRRAIAHRGTEVFVAVGKQIRWGDLVDLKESWETKQARTGGVRFKKEPNDFEVYDEEAANGNSGPEGYRIIKTPVAEDIRQLVMSPNNDFLAVLTSHTVHICILPDSTHLNAHDSTPFKPKFYTLGPTTHVTSRSAVVSAIWHPLGVNGTALVTVTEDAVVRIWELSATDRWSFDAATLAVDLKRLADGTCVDQDFSASVSATNKAFSPDSFDMEVAAACFPARNSGGWSPMTLWIAMTGGDVYALCPLLPKRWAPPPTLIPSLSVSIVSRVATTEDSPDATYEDRLLAQQQLQWMSDLDNQEPKVVEAPDGNGEVEVYSRPARPGIVPKLQGPFDFDLNPEDEQDDEVELKDIYVVGEKPNMSDLMMGEDEELLMDEEGENGLSLSVVCLLSTSGQVKICLAAEGVEAEWLPSKVKSKLRPSSATPRTQSLLTFQTFDTVKPAELTPDSWPMFSEDATSKYSFYVTNPAGITLVNLEPWVSRLESELSGESEAGADFRIDVLVQSHSSERERVFTQPRGLNVLSAPVVIRDQDIGHLLLSSTHNQPIAIFFDTPELELVHVARDSPIVHEQLEIPEPEVVWHPRPVFHPSDVLVSNKNAVSAWVDLLKTGRRRPLLQQEIRLSMATLEVFTEGHKVASNEVFEIQNAVAELFRKCEALQFELRDQLIKAGEVKKRIDTITGDDLGEEDDDPISINELTRSRIDQAQRRQEELASRMERIKKKLGRATTRDLSDKEKAWVEEVKGFENSIFGSEVDTSPVDSKTRQPWKRFEEIKELSDSLLAQAERLQRKQGEASENGPASPAPGVRIPADIRKAKMAQVMSLLDRESMMVDAVKDRLERLTVG; encoded by the exons ATGCCCAGAGTCAAAAGCTTCGCGCCCAGTTGGCTGAATGAGCCCAGCCCAGGCCATAAGCTCTTTGAGCCCTCCAGCGACGAAACGAAAACCTCTTCTTTGGCATATAACAAGAAACCGAAGCCAGGCCCCCGGAGAGCTATTGCGCATCGAGGAACTGAAGTTTTTGTGGCTGTGGGGAAGCAGATAAGATGGGGAGATTTGGTTGACCTGAAGGAATCTTGGGAGACCAAGCAGGCGCGTACAGGTGGTGTTCGCTTCAAGAAGGAACCAAACGACTTTGAGGTCTACGATGAGGAGGCTGCCAACGGAAATTCTGGTCCAGAGGGGTACAGG ATCATCAAAACACCCGTTGCCGAAGACATTCGCCAGCTGGTTATGTCCCCAAACAACGACTTTCTCGCCGTCTTGACGTCTCACACTGTTCACATTTGCATTCTTCCCGACTCGACCCATCTCAACGCCCACGATTCGACTCCTTTCAAGCCCAAGTTTTATACGCTCGGGCCTACTACTCACGTCACTTCTCGATCGGCCGTCGTCTCGGCAATCTGGCATCCGTTGGGTGTTAATGGCACAGCGTTGGTCACTGTTACCGAGGATGCTGTCGTGCGGATCTGGGAGTTGTCAGCCACTGACCGCTGGAGCTTTGATGCCGCCACCTTGGCTGTCGACCTCAAAAGGCTGGCAGATGGAACCTGTGTGGATCAGGACTTTAGTGCCTCTGTATCAGCGACGAACAAGGCGTTCTCGCCTGATTCTTTTGACATGGAAGTCGCGGCAGCATGCTTCCCAGCTAGAAACTCCGGTGGCTGGTCGCCAATGACTCTGTGGATTGCTATGACGGGAGGCGACGTGTACGCCCTGtgccctcttcttcccaagCGTTGGGCTCCGCCTCCAACACTTATTCCTTCCCTGTCAGTATCGATTGTCTCCAGAGTCGCAACTACGGAGGATAGCCCAGATGCCACATATGAGGATCGTCTTTtggcccagcagcagctgcagTGGATGTCTGATCTGGACAATCAAGAGCCAAAGGTTGTGGAAGCTCCCGATGGAAATGGCGAGGTGGAAGTTTACAGCCGGCCAGCTCGTCCGGGAATTGTTCCAAAATTACAGGGGCCTTTCGACTTTGACCTAAACCCCGAGGACGAGCAGGACGATGAGGTTGAACTAAAAGACATCTACGTCGTTGGAGAGAAGCCAAATATGTCGGATCTGATGAtgggagaagatgaggagcTGCTCAtggatgaagagggggagaatgggCTGTCACTCTCCGTCGTTTGTCTGCTGTCTACCAGTGGCCAGGTCAAAATCTGCCTGGCAGCCGAAGGGGTGGAAGCTGAGTGGTTGCCCTCAAAAGTTAAGAGCAAGCTGAGGCCATCTTCTGCGACCCCCAGAACACAAAGCCTGCTCACTTTTCAGACATTCGACACTGTCAAGCCTGCAGAACTTACGCCCGACAGTTGGCCCATGTTTAGCGAGGATGCCACTTCGAAGTATTCCTTTTACGTGACCAACCCTGCCGGCATCACTCTTGTCAACCTGGAACCTTGGGTTTCACGCCTCGAAAGTGAGCTCTCGGGCGAGTCGGAAGCTGGCGCAGATTTTCGCATTGATGTGTTGGTTCAGAGTCATAGCTCAGAGCGGGAGCGAGTGTTCACTCAGCCTCGAGGGCTTAATGTGCTTTCAGCGCCCGTTGTTATTCGCGACCAAGACATTGGTCACCTTCTGCTCTCATCCACTCATAATCAGCCCATCGCCATCTTTTTCGACACGCCAGAGCTTGAGCTCGTGCATGTTGCAAGAGACTCGCCGATTGTCCATGAACAATTGGAAATTCCTGAGCCAGAAGTGGTGTGGCACCCCCGGCCTGTTTTCCATCCCTCGGATGTGCTGGTTAGCAACAAAAACGCCGTGTCGGCGTGGGTTGATCTTCTCAAGACGGGTCGGAGAAGACCGTTGCTTCAGCAGGAGATCAGGTTGTCCATGGCGACGCTTGAAGTGTTCACGGAGGGTCACAAGGTAGCTAGCAACGAGGTATTTGAGATCCAGAACGCGGTAGCGGAACTGTTCAGGAAGTGCGAAGCGCTTCAGTTTGAACTCAGAGACCAGCTGATCAAGGCAGGGGAGGTCAAGAAGAGAATTGATACGATCACGGGCGATGACCTaggagaggaagacgacgatCCTATTTCGATCAACGAGCTCACCAGGTCACGCATTGATCAAGCGCAGAGACGCCAGGAGGAATTGGCCAGCAGGATGGAAaggatcaagaagaagctcggccGCGCCACGACTCGCGACCTGAgcgacaaggagaaggcttgggtggaggaggtgaagggcTTTGAGAATAGCATCTTTGGATCCGAAGTCGATACCTCGCCCGTTGACTCCAAGACCAGACAGCCCTGGAAGCGGTTCGAAGAGATTAAGGAGCTCAGCGACTCGCTTCTGGCGCAGGCCGAGCGGCTACAACGGAAGCAGGGAGAGGCGTCTGAAAACGGGCCCGCCTCGCCGGCGCCTGGCGTGAGGATCCCGGCGGATATCCGCAAGGCGAAGATGGCACAAGTCATGAGCTTGTTGGATAGGGAGTCGATGATGGTAGATGCCGTGAAGGATCGGCTTGAGAGATTGACGGTTGGGTGA
- a CDS encoding uncharacterized protein (EggNog:ENOG503PGTT) — protein sequence MLVPSYYFDSAQKTPTRHHLSSSMAPMAPPPAFDLRSQVIENCKFFSRQDADISLVTALEPLGKFKVLVLRAEQGEREVLMSEHAPSLQEAIHGLHVKSAAAVQNYISTNGYVFAASLKKKRSLKPSSDDSEDGSDSDTASVSSTVTVDQSPSTTYKEESFSDNETVSVTSTGLLKKCARGKPARIPNPYTQAAPKSQPARRSRSRSRSPARSRSRSRSSDESSENELDSDVPTVVPLVNRRPPFFNGNGFSQRVRCVPPRGFQPMMAPPPPPPPPGPPNPQAGPPLGWVMGHPHSYITPPPPAVPTTKPNAPPRPNGTNSTPHRPSGPPQHDILLHIHWRHHGEQRTLEQAPFSVRSLQDTAIAYVRRSPASFSNVTTADKSPARLWHLRATVVSVQVDGEDYDLSNYHGDDLTRFISALGPKGVVRFEVEVVSMGGEGNQGQQQGQGQGGNLPGIRAVMGGGKNGNGNGGMNMCSWPMPMGMGMPMPMPGGMPVMHMGAAAPPPPPPPPPPPSAGTGQREE from the exons ATGCTAGTACCCTCTTATTACTTTGACTCTGCCCAGAAAACACCTACCCGGCACCATCTCAGCTCGAGCATGGCTCCCATggctcctccgccagcaTTTGACTTGCGTTCTCAGGTTATTG AAAACTGCAAGTTCTTCAGTCGTCAGGATGCGGACATCTCGTTGGTCACGGCACTGGAACCTCTGGGCAAGTTCAAGGTCCTGGTCCTGAGAGCCGAGCAGGGCGAGCGGGAGGTCCTCATGTCCGAACACGCACCTTCTCTCCAAGAGGCCATCCACGGCCTTCACGTCAAGTCTGCCGCGGCTGTGCAGAACTACATATCTACCAATGGATACGTCTTTGCCGCCAgcctcaagaagaagcggagCCTCAAGCCCTCGAGTGACGACAGCGAGGACGGAAGCGACAGCGACACTGCCTCTGTTTCTTCGACTGTGACGGTTGACCAgtccccttccaccacctacAAGGAGGAGTCCTTCTCAGACAATGAGACCGTCTCCGTCACCTCGACTGGTCTGCTCAAGAAGTGCGCCAGGGGTAAACCAGCCAGGATTCCCAACCCATACACCCAAGCAGCCCCCAAATCTCAACCCGCCCGCCGCTCTCGCTCCCGTTCCCGGTCCCCCGCCCGATCTCGCTCCCGCTCAAGGTCATCTGATGAATCCTCCGAAAACGAGCTCGACTCGGACGTGCCAACGGTTGTCCCCCTCGTCAACCGCcgcccccctttcttcaacGGCAATGGGTTCTCCCAACGTGTGCGCTGCGTCCCGCCGCGCGGGTTCCAACCCATGAtggctcctccccctccccctccccccccaggaccacccaacccccaagcaGGGCCGCCGTTGGGCTGGGTGATGGGACACCCCCATTCTTACatcacaccacccccccctgCGGTCCCTACCACCAAACCTAAcgcccctccccgccccaaTGGTACCAATTCCACACCTCATCGACCTAGCGGTCCGCCCCAGCACGACATCCTCCTGCACATCCACTGGCGTCACCACGGCGAGCAACGCACCCTCGAGCAAGCCCCCTTCTCCGTTCGTTCGCTCCAGGACACAGCCATCGCCTACGTCAGACGCTCTCCGGCGTCGTTCTCCAACGTGACAACGGCGGATAAATCCCCTGCTCGTCTCTGGCATTTACGGGCAACGGTTGTCAGCGTCcaggttgatggggaggactACGATTTGAGCAACTACCACGGGGATGACCTGACACGGTTTATCTCGGCGTTGGGGccgaagggggtggtgaggttcgaggttgaggttgtgtcgatggggggtgagggtAACCAGGGACAAcagcaggggcaggggcaggggggcAATTTGCCCGGGATTAGGGctgtgatggggggtgggaagaatgggaatgggaacgGGGGGATGAATATGTGTTCTTGGCCTATgccgatggggatggggatgccgatgccgatgccggGGGGGATGCCGGTGATGCATAtgggtgctgctgctccgccgcctcctccccctccgccgccgccgccgagtgCGGGGACtgggcagagggaggagtag
- the PIK1 gene encoding Phosphatidylinositol 4-kinase pik1alpha (PI4-kinase)(PtdIns-4-kinase) (COG:G; EggNog:ENOG503NTYJ): MSWDLLQRFLESDVFNQNPFLSVSYLSRYADHIGIHYVLCNKLRQFPYEDIEFFLPQLCHLIISVDNESMALEEFLLDLCEESVTAALLTFWLFQTYLHDLSSNPQTEAFSTCRRVYNKVQHIVFGVSDVRRQEKIVENALPVTVLGSFVLASIALPMLPGWAGPLAVAQARRPRPVIESIAEPVAAAPQTKNKNVPARAHTVTAGSSRSKRAKESRIASAPDVKVQPTSQNNSPKKHRTKPSRPGTSGSVAEAPLPEPSRPAPVESLENLSLEARISSASLPLPDSRPRIVTRPTTPLTAGLRPHDMSRKHSHSVKTMLNQAEMTNEQKIRLLRQNYFRCQTAFLTALEDISNRLVIVPKPARLSALRAELALIARDLPAEVDIPVLCPPTLVDGSPSKSRHHRIVRLNPAEATVLNSAEKVPYLLMVEILRDDFTFDPDTQDNQRLLTTLLAEQGTRKRIFDLSDAPSIPSVSRTPPAEPVVDSVFEPASGDLGASPMLKPSDDDLFGPVPPLPRTQSLRVGNPNIAVSGAVDNKTTPRHSIHTSISGSPSPPARSRTLTISNPRNNSVDQPDFSALAIHMRTASQMLAQLDATSGKRPKQEVAAIRAKIIASMQSLEEQSFDLDDGHGPTFDTIIAKSEVGSAAAASNHNANGTTDMENEGSAGPEPANINANAGIDRMENDIKTGGLQRKGDRDDPSAAVFGEAWEVKKERIRKSSPYGWMKNWDLMSVIIKTGSDLRQEAFACQLIRVCHKIWVDAGVPVWVKLMRILVTGESSGLIETIANGVSLHSIKRSLTMASIESGQNPRRRIATLKDHFVKVFGKPDSEGYKAGVDAFKRSLAAYSVISYVLQLKDRHNGNVLIDNEGHIIHIDFGFMLSNSPGSVGFEAAPFKFTYEYVDVLGGVGSPDYEDFKKLCKQAFQALRRSADNIIDLVSMMGRESKMPCYGAGVTQVTAALRQRFQLQLSADEAEQFVETDLIGKSLGSYYTRLYDTFQYRTQGIY, translated from the exons ATGTCTTGGGACTTGCTTCAGCGGTTCCTCGAGAGCGATGTCTTTAACCAGAATCCTTTCCTCTCGGTGTCGTACCTCTC ACGATATGCCGACCACATAGGCATTCACTATGTGCTGTGCAACAAGCTTCGCCAATTTCCCTACGAGGACATCGAGTTCTTCCTGCCGCAACTGTGCCATCTTATTATAAGCGTCGACAATGAGTCCATGGCTCTGGAGGAATTCCTCCTGGACCTATGCGAGGAGTCGGTGACAGCAGCGCTCCTG ACCTTTTGGTTGTTTCAAACTTACCTCCATGACCTCTCGTCGAATCCTCAAACCGAGGCTTTCAGTACTTGCCGCCGAGTCTACAACAAGGTGCAACACATAGTGTTTGGGGTATCAGACGTTAGGAGACAGGAAAAGATTGTGGAAAATGCACTGCCGGTGACTGTCTTGGGGAGCTTCGTGTTGGCGAGCATTGCTTTGCCCATGTTGCCTGGCTGGGCGGGACCCCTTGCTGTTGCGCAAGCGAGAAGACCACGCCCTGTTATCGAAAGCATCGCCGAGCCAGTCGCCGCTGCTCCTCAGACTAAGAATAAGAATGTGCCTGCTAGAGCACATACTGTGACGGCCGGGAGTAGCAGGTCCAAACGCGCAAAGGAGAGTCGCATAGCAAGCGCCCCAGACGTCAAGGTTCAGCCCACTTCCCAGAACAACTCGCCCAAAAAACACAGGACCAAACCGTCAAGACCCGGTACGTCTGGGAGCGTAGCGGAGGCACCATTGCCAGAACCAAGCCGGCCTGCTCCAGTCGAAAGTCTGGAAAATCTCAGCCTTGAAGCACGCATCAGCTCGGCATCCTTACCGCTACCTGATTCTCGACCTCGTATCGTTACCAGACCCACCACTCCCCTGACAGCTGGCCTACGGCCGCACGACATGTCTAGGAAACATTCGCACAGCGTCAAGACCATGCTGAACCAAGCTGAGATGACCAATGAGCAAAAAATACGGCTCTTGAGACAAAACTACTTTCGCTGCCAGACAGCTTTCCTGACAGCATTGGAGGATATCTCGAACCGCTTGGTGATTGTGCCTAAGCCGGCTCGTCTGAGTGCTCTGCGCGCCGAGCTTGCCTTGATCGCCAGGGACTTGCCTGCCGAGGTCGATATCCCAGTGTTGTGCCCGCCTACTCTAGTAGACGGCTCACCATCGAAAAGCCGCCACCACAGAATAGTCCGGTTGAACCCGGCCGAGGCAACAGTTCTTAACAGTGCTGAAAAAGTGCCGTATCTACTCATGGTGGAAATTCTGAGGGACGATTTTACCTTTGATCCTGACACCCAGGATAACCAGAGGCTGCTTACGACTCTACTGGCCGAGCAGGGGACGAGGAAAAGAATATTCGATTTATCTGATGCCCCTAGCATACCTTCCGTTTCCCGGACACCACCGGCCGAGCCAGTGGTGGATAGCGTTTTCGAGCCAGCTTCTGGAGATCTGGGGGCTTCGCCTATGCTCAAGCCCTCAGATGACGATCTATTTGGCCCTGTACCGCCATTGCCAAGAACTCAATCGCTCCGGGTTGGAAACCCAAATATCGCTGTTTCTGGGGCTGTAGACAACAAGACAACGCCTCGACACTCTATCCACACTAGTATCTCTGGGTCACCTAGTCCTCCGGCTAGAAGCCGTACTTTGACTATCAGCAACCCGCGAAACAACTCTGTCGATCAGCCTGACTTTTCGGCACTGGCTATTCATATGCGAACGGCATCTCAGATGCTGGCCCAGCTGGACGCAACCAGCGGGAAGCGTCCAAAACAAGAAGTAGCGGCCATCCGCGCCAAGATCATTGCAAGCATGCAGAGTCTGGAGGAGCAGAGCTTTGATCTGGATGACGGCCATGGACCAACGTTTGACACCATCATAGCCAAGAGCGAGGTGGGCTCCGCTGCTGCGGCCAGCAATCATAACGCCAATGGAACAACAGACATGGAAAACGAAGGCAGTGCCGGCCCTGAACCAGCAAATATCAACGCCAATGCCGGTATTGACAGGATGGAAAATGACATCAAGACGGGTGGTCTTCAGCGCAAGGGTGACCGTGACGATCCCAGCGCGGCGGTCTTTGGAGAGGCgtgggaggtgaagaaggagcggATCCGCAAGTCTTCGCCGTACGGATGGATGAAGAACTGGGACCTTATGAGCGTCATTATCAAGACAGGCTCTGACTTGAGGCAGGAGGCGTTTGCGTGCCAGTTGATTCGAGTCTGCCACAAGATCTGGGTGGATGCTGGGGTGCCGGTGTGGGTGAAGCTCATGCGGATCCTGGTGACGGGAGAATCATCTGGCTTGATCGAGACGATTGCCAACGGCGTATCCCTTCACTCCATCAAGCGCAGCCTGACGATGGCGTCGATCGAGTCGGGGCAGAacccaaggaggaggatcgcCACGCTCAAGGACCATTTCGTGAAAGTGTTTGGCAAGCCTGACAGCGAGGGGTACAAGGCTGGCGTGGACGCTTTCAAGAGATCGCTGGCGGCGTACAGCGTTATTTCTTATGTGCTCCAGCTCAAGGACAGGCACAACGGGAACGTGCTGATTGACAACGAGGGGCACATTATTCACATCGACTTTGGGTTCATGCTGTCGAACTCGCCGGGGTCGGTTGGGTTTGAGGCGGCGCCGTTCAAGTTTACGTATGAGTATGTGGATGTgctggggggtgttgggtcGCCTGATTATGAGGATTTTAAGAAGCTTTGCAAGCAGGCTTTTCAGG CTCTTCGACGATCAGCGGATAATATCATCGACCTGGTCAGCATGATGGGGCGGGAGAGCAAGATGCCTTGTTATGGAGCGGGCGTCACGCAGGTCACGGCGGCATTGAGGCAGAGGTTTCAGCTGCAGCTGAGCGCGGATGAGGCGGAGCAGTTTGTTGAGACGGATTTGATTGGGAAGTCGTTGGGGAGTTATTACACAAGGCT TTATGATACCTTTCAATATAGAACACAGGGAATCTACTGA
- a CDS encoding uncharacterized protein (EggNog:ENOG503PAWV; COG:E): MQEPEIFTQPITSKDRIDGSQSPNGLELDTYRGTIYSNGLSSPGGNGHGGSRGGPNDDNSSDDYHDFVYPEERKLGTWSTAFLIINRVVGAGIFSTPSSIILSINSVGMTLLFWVLGGIMTFCSLFVYLEYGTALPRSGGEKVYLERVYQRPRYLATCIFAVQFVFFAISTANSISFSSYLLRAAKGSSGNEEYLRSQQLQPNINDPEDERQWLTRGIAVAAITVVCLIHAFAPRWGIWLSNGLGAFKLVLLSLLVCTGFAALAGKTASPRPEPSNFSSFNGPEMETANARTLDTGPPMAQTAAGYALGLLQVLYSYGGWENANYVLTEVRNAPTTLRRAAPIAISIVTVLYVLANIAYFSAMTKDQMANSRVVVAAQFFENVWGKSVFVQRVLPLFIGFSSLGNVFAQSFAMPRVKQELAKEGVLPWSRFWASDWPFNAPSGAIFLHWIVTTVFILASQTSDVYTFVTNVFVYSSNWIKILLAVGLVYLNFTPSERWAEQRTTFRSSPLLTIFWTVSLLFVQAATFIPNQVFTTERLPYYVVPTLGTSLLAIGTAYWLIWAKVLPAFGYHIQHEIVQMPDGSERVKYKRVRPKKKRKRQGQWQRPRRQSVW; this comes from the exons ATGCAAGAACCAGAGATCTTCACCCAgcccatcacctccaaaGACCGAATCGACGGCTCCCAATCCCCCAACGGTCTCGAATTAGACACCTACCGCGGCACAATCTACAGCAAtggcctctcctcccccggtGGAAACGGCCACGGCGGCAGTCGCGGTGGTCCCAACGACGACAATTCCTCCGATGATTACCACGACTTCGTTTACCCAGAAGAACGCAAGCTAGGGACATGGTCGACCGCTTTCCTAATCATCAACCGGGTGGTGGGCGCCGGCATCTTCAGCACGCCAAGTAGTATCATTCTCAGTATCAACAGCGTGGGCATGACGTTGCTGTTTTGGGTGCTGGGGGGTATTATGACTTTTTG CAGCCTCTTCGTCTACCTAGAATACggcaccgccctcccccGCTCCGGCGGCGAAAAAGTCTACCTCGAGCGCGTCTACCAACGGCCAAGATACTTGGCAACCTGCATCTTCGCCGTGCAgttcgtcttcttcgccatctccaccgccaactcgatctccttcagctcctaCCTTCTCCGCGCCGCCAaaggcagcagcggcaatgAGGAATACCTCCGAAGCCAGCAGCTCCAgcccaacatcaacgaccCCGAAGACGAGCGCCAATGGCTCACCCGAGGCATCGCCGTTGCAGCCATCACGGTCGTCTGTCTCATCCACGCTTTTGCCCCGAGATGGGGTATCTGGCTCAGCAACGGGTTGGGGGCCTTCAAGTTAGTGTTGCTGAGTCTGTTAGTCTGCACTGGTTTTGCGGCATTGGCGGGAAAGACGGCCAGTCCGAGGCCGGAGCCGAGTAACTTTTCGAGTTTCAATGGCCCGGAAATGGAAACTGCGAATGCGAGGACGCTGGATACTGGTCCGCCAATGGCGCAGACAGCGGCGGGGTATGCGTTGGGCCTGTTGCAGGTGCTATACTCGTATGGAGGGTGGGAGAATGCAAACTATGTGTTGACCGAGGTGAGGAATGCACCGACCACGTTGAGGAGAGCGGCGCCCATTGCGATTAGTATCGTTACGGTGTTGTATGTGTTGGCGAATATTGCTTAT TTTTCTGCCATGACGAAAGATCAGATGGCCAATTCGAGAGTGGTAGTTGCTGCTCAGTTTTTCGAGAACGTCTGGGGGAAGAGCGTCTTCGTTCAGAGGGTTTTGCCGTTGTTTATCGGGTTTTCCTCGCTGGGCAACGTGTTTGCCCAGTCGTTCGCCATGCCTCGTGTGAAGCAGGAGTTGGCCAAGGAGGGTGTCTTGCCATGGTCACGGTTCTGGGCGAGTGACTGGCCGTTCAATGCTCCATCCGGTGCCATCTTTCTCCACTGGATTGTGACAACAGTCTTCATCCTTGCCTCGCAGACGTCAGACGTGTACACCTTTGTCACCAACGTCTTCGTGTACAGCTCGAACTGGATCAAGATCcttcttgctgttgggctggtgtACCTGAACTTTACGCCCTCGGAGCGGTGGGCGGAGCAGAGGACTACCTTCCGGAGCTCGCCCTTGTTGACGATTTTCTGGACGGTGTCGTTGCTGTTTGTGCAGGCGGCGACGTTCATTCCGAACCAGGTGTTTACGACGGAGAGATTGCCGTACTACGTCGTACCCACGTTGGGTACGAGTCTGTTGGCGATCGGGACGGCATACTGGCTGATTTGGGCAAAGGTGCTGCCCGCGTTTGGATACCATATCCAGCATGAGATTGTCCAGATGCCTGATGGTAGCGAGAGAGTGAAGTACAAG AGAGTCAgaccaaaaaagaagagaaaaagacaaGGCCAATGGCAACGTCCGAGGAGGCAGTCGGTGTGGTGA